The following proteins are encoded in a genomic region of Arachis stenosperma cultivar V10309 chromosome 4, arast.V10309.gnm1.PFL2, whole genome shotgun sequence:
- the LOC130975500 gene encoding uncharacterized protein LOC130975500 has product MEDTANLVVYRNGEIIRNTHEGVRFVSQNSFSFVVPCTMTLMELQNGLCQSMENGTLMRVSRILYRNPVVVFGGLIQFDTIPITDEASMQNMFQIHRQTYMRHPQIELYVEFEAEELEAVQNDIDVNDDIAAVYEGMNSDSEEDFEATYEAGDEDEDGDVGVEAAVENVVVRPSSSQPMGVPPFMCELDLDAMHAPEFPEYANRGIADPEDGEFRIGMEYSSRKSVVAAIRSFTISRGVDYDVFESEPQTFYAKCKMYGRGCDWLIRASLIRRKGCWEIRRYNGRHTCTIGSISQDHSKLDSDTVAEAIRPLVESDPSIKVKSIIAEVQSRFNYTISYRKAWLAKQKSVALVFGDWEKSYQALPWWLSVMVQKIPGSVVQIETRPLYNGNEEAQGVKILHRVFWSFNPCIRAFRHCKPLVQVDGTHLYGKYKGTLLVAVAQDGNQNIVPIAFALVEGETADAWHFFLRNLRTYVVRKDGVGMISDRHESIRAAVNHSGGDWQPPRAWWMFCIRHIGSNFLRAFKVPHLQKLVVNIGYSRTVEEYNTNYKRLEERGEAYARWCDAIGLRHWVLAFDEGHRWGHMTTNLVECINSVLKGARNLPVLALVRATYYRLNELFTRKSAESHERKRAGFTYSAFAQQRIEASMQQAGNIVVHRFDRRNEVFEVREMTTGKVLVVDLARRTCDCGHFQVERIPCRHVIACCANQHLDWQLYVHDVYKMTEVRKVYRFEFAPLGDPETWPAYEGPTLVANPAQRRTSKGRPKLTRYLNEMDSRDMRGPRICRLCGAQGHSRSRCPQRAGPSGADEVYPLISNCLLNIVIN; this is encoded by the exons ATGGAGGACACCGCAAATTTGGTGGTGTATCGTAATGGTGAGATAATACGTAATACTCATGAGGGAGTGAGGTTTGTGTCACAAAATTCGTTTTCGTTTGTGGTTCCATGCACGATGACGTTAATGGAGCTGCAGAACGGCCTATGTCAAAGCATGGAGAATGGTACGTTAATGAGAGTGAGCAGAATTCTGTACCGAAATCCGGTGGTGGTTTTTGGTGGCCTAATACAGTTTGATACCATTCCGATCACGGATGAAGCGAGTATGCAGAATATGTTTCAAATTCACCGGCAGACTTATATGAGACACCCACAGATTGAGttgtatgttgagtttgaaGCTGAGGAGCTAGAAGCGGTCCAAAATGATATAGATGTAAATGATGATATAGCTGCAGTGTACGAAGGTATGAATAGTGACAGCGAAGAGGACTTCGAAGCCACTTATGAAGCCGGCGATGAAGATGAGGATGGTGATGTGGGAGTTGAGGCAGCAGTGGAGAATGTAGTGGTTCGTCCCTCGAGCAGTCAACCGATGGGCGTTCCACCTTTTATGTGTGAGTTGGATCTCGACGCCATGCATGCCCCCGAGTTTCCGGAATATGCAAACAGAG GTATTGCTGATCCTGAGGACGGAGAGTTCCGAATTGGAATGGAATACAGCTCTAGAAAGTCGGTCGTTGCAGCAATTAGAAGTTTCACTATATCTAGAGGAGTTGACTATGATGTGTTTGAGTCTGAGCCACAGACGTTCTATGCAAAATGCAAGATGTACGGGCGTGGATGTGACTGGCTTATCCGAGCCAGCTTGATACGGAGAAAAGGTTGTTGGGAGATACGCAGATACAACGGTAGGCACACGTGCACCATCGGCTCGATTTCACAAGATCATTCCAAGTTGGACTCAGATACAGTTGCTGAGGCTATAAGGCCCTTGGTCGAGTCGGACCCGTCCATCAAGGTGAAATCTATAATTGCAGAAGTCCAGTCAAGGTTCAACTATACCATCAGTTATCGAAAGGCTTGGTTGGCAAAGCAGAAGTCAGTTGCGCTCGTTTTCGGTGATTGGGAGAAATCCTACCAAGCATTGCCGTGGTGGCTCTCGGTCATGGTGCAGAAGATTCCTGGTTCAGTTGTCCAAATAGAAACACGACCACTCTACAACGGGAACGAGGAGGCACAAGGTGTAAAAATACTTCATCGTGTATTTTGGAGTTTCAATCCATGCATTAGGGCATTCAGGCATTGCAAGCCCCTGGTTCAGGTTGACGGCACACACCTATACGGAAAATACAAAGGTACACTTCTAGTCGCTGTTGCACAAGATGGGAACCAGAACATTGTGCCTATCGCCTTTGCCTTGGTGGAAGGTGAGACAGCTGATGCGTGGCACTTCTTCCTCAGGAATCTGCGAACGTATGTTGTTAGAAAAGACGGTGTGGGTATGATCTCAGACCGGCATGAGTCAATACGGGCAGCAGTTAATCATTCCGGTGGTGACTGGCAACCTCCAAGAGCATGGTGGATGTTTTGTATAAGACACATCGGCAGTAACTTCTTAAGGGCATTCAAAGTCCCTCACTTGCAGAAGCTTGTTGTCAATATAGGGTATTCAAGAACGGTGGAGGAGTACAATACCAACTATAAGAGGTTGGAAGAGCGAGGCGAGGCATATGCCAGGTGGTGTGATGCCATCGGACTCAGACATTGGGTATTGGCATTCGACGAGGGACATCGATGGGGCCATATGACAACAAACCTTGTGGAGTGTATTAACTCAGTGTTGAAGGGTGCCCGTAATCTACCAGTGTTGGCGCTAGTACGAGCAACATATTATAGGTTAAATGAACTCTTTACGCGGAAGAGTGCGGAGTCTCACGAACGCAAGCGTGCCGGATTTACGTACTCCGCATTTGCGCAACAGCGGATAGAAGCAAGTATGCAACAGGCTGGGAACATAGTTGTGCACCGCTTTGATAGAAGAAATGAGGTGTTTGAGGTGCGCGAAATGACTACTGGAAAGGTGTTAGTTGTTGATCTAGCGCGACGGACGTGTGACTGTGGGCACTTTCAGGTTGAACGAATACCATGTCGCCATGTTATTGCTTGCTGTGCTAACCAGCATCTTGATTGGCAGTTGTATGTGCATGATGTGTACAAGATGACGGAAGTTCGTAAGGTTTATAGGTTTGAGTTCGCACCCTTAGGAGATCCTGAGACATGGCCTGCTTATGAGGGACCCACATTGGTCGCTAATCCCGCACAGAGGCGGACGTCTAAAGGCAGGCCCAAACTGACCCGATACCTGAATGAAATGGACTCACGTGACATGCGTGGTCCTCGGATATGCCGTCTCTGTGGGGCTCAGGGTCATAGTCGGAGTAGGTGTCCGCAGCGTGCTGGACCGAGTGGTGCTG ATGAAGTCTATCCATTGATATCTAACTGTCTGCTTAATATTGTCATTAACTGA